The following are encoded in a window of Chryseobacterium sp. genomic DNA:
- a CDS encoding endonuclease, with amino-acid sequence MKKSSVIFILSLFFGLLSAQPPAGYYNGATGTGAQLKTQLSIIITNGHSDMGYGGLWTGYLTTDRDYFYENDGTILDIYSENVAGPDPYTFTPITDQCGNYSSEGDCYNREHIVPQSLFNEASPMKNDIHFVRATDGKVNGMRSNFPFGMVGSATFTSLNGSKLGTSVSPGFSGTVFEPIDAFKGDVARMIFYFVTRYENQLSSFSSGDMLGGSAYPGLQSWQLQQLLLWHAQDPVSQVEIAINNASYTFQGNRNPFIDNPQWVNTIWGTSDIIAPSAPAGLTAGTPTSSSVPLNWTASTDNIAVVAYDIYVNGVYHSTVSGTSATVSGLAPATAYTFHVIAKDLAGNLSPASNTVTATTSAGTPGGSCGTETFDGMPANNSGYAVRTWTSNNITWTATDARTDQTINGRAVTIRNGSLTSSTVTGGIKSITVTTQLKFGANAGTFNLRVNGNIVGTIPYSGTPDTSVTTTVDNLNISGNAVISITDNSITGNRVAFDDLSWTCYTLSTGETSTVPNLSLYPNPVVNDEIFVKGTDLKKVLKADIYSADGRLVQSVAKPFVKSDSIKLTNLKSGVYFLTVDGKSIQFIVK; translated from the coding sequence ATGAAAAAGTCATCAGTAATATTTATTCTGAGTCTGTTTTTCGGCCTGCTTTCCGCACAGCCACCTGCAGGCTATTACAACGGCGCTACAGGCACCGGCGCACAGTTGAAAACACAGCTAAGCATCATCATTACCAACGGGCACTCGGATATGGGTTACGGCGGTCTCTGGACCGGCTACCTGACTACAGACCGCGATTATTTTTACGAAAATGACGGTACTATCCTTGATATCTACTCCGAAAATGTGGCAGGTCCGGATCCCTATACTTTTACTCCCATAACAGATCAGTGCGGCAATTACTCCAGTGAAGGCGACTGCTACAACCGTGAACACATTGTACCACAAAGTCTTTTCAATGAAGCCAGCCCCATGAAAAATGACATTCATTTCGTTCGCGCTACAGACGGTAAGGTAAACGGCATGAGAAGTAACTTTCCTTTTGGAATGGTAGGTTCAGCTACATTCACTTCGTTAAACGGGTCAAAACTGGGAACTTCGGTTTCTCCGGGCTTCAGCGGTACGGTTTTCGAGCCCATTGACGCGTTCAAAGGTGACGTAGCCAGAATGATCTTTTATTTCGTAACAAGATATGAAAACCAGCTAAGCAGCTTCAGTTCAGGCGATATGCTGGGTGGCTCTGCTTACCCGGGCCTGCAGTCCTGGCAATTGCAGCAGCTCCTGCTGTGGCACGCGCAGGATCCTGTTTCACAGGTAGAAATTGCCATAAACAATGCTTCATACACCTTTCAGGGTAACAGAAATCCCTTTATTGACAACCCTCAATGGGTAAATACGATTTGGGGTACTTCAGACATTATTGCTCCCAGCGCGCCGGCAGGACTTACCGCAGGTACTCCTACCAGCTCTTCGGTTCCTTTAAACTGGACTGCCTCTACCGATAATATTGCTGTGGTGGCTTATGATATTTATGTTAACGGTGTGTACCATTCTACTGTTTCAGGAACGTCGGCAACGGTTAGCGGACTTGCACCTGCTACCGCCTACACTTTTCACGTGATTGCCAAAGATCTGGCGGGTAATCTTTCACCTGCGAGCAATACCGTAACGGCAACTACTTCGGCAGGCACACCTGGCGGAAGTTGCGGGACCGAAACTTTTGACGGAATGCCGGCCAATAACAGTGGTTACGCAGTCCGTACCTGGACTTCCAACAATATTACCTGGACGGCAACGGACGCCCGTACCGACCAAACCATTAACGGCCGTGCTGTCACCATCCGAAACGGATCCCTGACCTCTTCGACTGTTACGGGCGGAATCAAAAGCATTACGGTAACTACACAGCTAAAATTTGGCGCTAATGCAGGTACATTTAACCTTCGCGTAAACGGCAATATTGTAGGAACCATCCCCTACAGCGGCACACCGGACACTTCGGTAACCACAACTGTAGACAATCTCAATATATCGGGTAATGCCGTGATCAGCATCACCGACAACAGCATCACCGGTAACCGTGTGGCCTTTGACGACCTTAGCTGGACTTGCTATACCCTAAGTACAGGCGAAACTTCCACAGTGCCGAACCTCAGCCTTTATCCAAATCCTGTGGTAAACGATGAGATCTTTGTAAAAGGTACTGATTTGAAAAAGGTCCTCAAAGCAGATATCTACAGCGCAGACGGAAGATTGGTTCAAAGTGTGGCAAAACCCTTTGTAAAATCGGACAGCATTAAACTGACTAATTTAAAATCAGGAGTCTATTTCCTGACCGTGGACGGTAAATCAATACAATTCATTGTGAAATAG
- a CDS encoding ABC transporter permease, giving the protein MPGTAFHIAKRYLIAKKGSTAVTFITWLAALAMTVAVAAMFIIISVFSGLEDLNRELISDLHADLTVKSTQGKVLKDVAKLQEVISKREDVAGLSKAIEEKVYIDYGGKGDIAYLRGVDSAYISVNPVNKNIFYGSYPTFEFPNEVVMENQLGNRLSIPVGSQADFATVFMPKAGTGLINKEEDIFNRQDIYVTGVFSGNDQLNNYIIAPITLAQQLLNLPESAAYQLLVKLRNGDQADSVRDELQKQVGSNYIITTKKEENAAFWKMINIEKLFIYFIFVLVIFITTFNLAGAIIILQLDKKEQARSLLSLGLPLRELRRTYFFTGMLIVFTGIISGLFIGTVVCFIQLQTGFFKANAAIDLAFPVRILPINYLIVATTAATFGLLISWAFSKINRQHITKA; this is encoded by the coding sequence GTGCCCGGGACTGCTTTTCACATAGCCAAACGTTACCTTATTGCCAAAAAAGGCAGTACGGCCGTAACTTTTATTACCTGGCTGGCCGCACTGGCCATGACGGTGGCGGTTGCCGCGATGTTTATTATCATCTCGGTATTTTCAGGCCTGGAGGATCTTAACCGTGAACTGATCTCCGACCTGCACGCCGATCTCACGGTGAAAAGCACACAGGGTAAAGTCCTGAAGGATGTGGCCAAACTCCAGGAAGTAATAAGCAAAAGAGAGGATGTGGCCGGACTTTCCAAGGCCATTGAAGAGAAAGTCTATATTGATTACGGCGGAAAAGGCGATATTGCCTACCTGCGTGGTGTAGATTCAGCTTACATTTCTGTAAATCCGGTTAATAAAAACATTTTTTACGGCTCCTACCCCACTTTTGAGTTTCCGAACGAGGTGGTAATGGAAAACCAGCTTGGCAATCGGCTCTCCATCCCGGTGGGCAGTCAGGCAGATTTTGCTACCGTCTTCATGCCCAAAGCCGGAACGGGACTTATCAATAAGGAAGAAGATATTTTTAACAGGCAGGACATTTATGTAACCGGGGTATTCTCGGGCAACGATCAGCTTAACAATTATATCATTGCGCCCATAACACTGGCACAGCAACTTCTGAATCTTCCGGAAAGCGCGGCTTATCAACTGTTGGTGAAGCTTCGCAACGGCGACCAGGCCGATTCGGTTCGGGATGAGCTTCAGAAGCAGGTGGGCAGCAATTATATAATCACCACCAAAAAGGAAGAGAATGCTGCTTTCTGGAAAATGATCAATATTGAAAAACTGTTTATTTACTTCATTTTCGTTCTGGTAATATTCATTACTACCTTTAACCTTGCGGGCGCAATTATTATCCTGCAACTGGACAAAAAAGAACAGGCCCGCTCGTTGCTTTCACTGGGTCTGCCGCTGCGCGAATTAAGGAGAACCTACTTCTTTACGGGCATGCTAATTGTTTTTACGGGCATTATTTCAGGACTCTTTATAGGAACAGTGGTTTGTTTCATACAGCTTCAAACAGGTTTCTTTAAAGCCAACGCGGCCATAGACCTGGCATTTCCGGTGCGTATACTGCCCATTAACTATCTTATTGTAGCCACTACGGCAGCAACCTTTGGCCTGCTGATCTCGTGGGCATTCTCCAAAATCAACAGGCAGCACATTACTAAAGCTTAA